The sequence TGTCTGGACTCTTGAGCCTTTCGTGGAGGGCCTCCACGCCGCCCAGCTCCGCGAGCACCGGAGGGCCCAGGAAGTTCATCCAGTGGACGCCACGGATACGGTTACTCAGGTGCAGGGATGCGGACTCATCGGGAACATCGATTCCCGGATGACGCAGGCGTTCGCGATCAACCAGGTCGTCGACACCCAGGAGATCGAACTGGGCATTGAATGCGAGGCCCGCGTGCCCGGAGGTAAACGGCAGGCCTGCGGAGAGCTTCAATGCCAGTTCGTGGACAGCGACTGGGCCTTGCGACTCCAGGAACTCCGTGGGGAGCCAGAAGGTGACGGTGCTCAACGACCGCGATGCATCTGGGTCGTTGGGGTTCTCTCTCCACTGACCGCGGTAGACAAACTCGTAGTCGCCTACTCCATTGGTATGGTTCACCAAGTGGATGTGGGCTGAACTGGTGGAGCGGAATTCCTGCTCCAAGAACATTCGTCCGGCCCCATCCAGTTTGCGGTAGTCCCCTTCATAATCGCAATACCAATCCAGGGACGCCGGGGCGATGGCGTGCTGAAACACATGGAGGGAATGCTCAATGCGCTGGGTGATGTCCTGGTGGGAATGGCTGATGTAGAATGAAATGCTGACGCCATCCCGGATCAGCATCCCTCCATGACCGGCACGAATCCTGATCTGCGGGTGAGGGCGAGTCATGGTGTTGCTCCAAGGATGGGGACGATGAGCCAGGGGCGAACCCCCAAGGCCTGTTCATATATCTCGCCTTGCGTCTTTCCTTCATGCGGGTGCCCGCGAGGATAGGGTCGCCAGTTCGGGTTATTGCTGATGGGGCAGGGGAACTTGAAGTCGAAGCTCTCCTCAACGCGCAGTGGGTTTCCAGAATGGATGACCACGTCAGGGACAATCGTCCCTCGAAGCTGTCCTGTTCG is a genomic window of Corallococcus macrosporus containing:
- a CDS encoding DUF3396 domain-containing protein, translated to MTRPHPQIRIRAGHGGMLIRDGVSISFYISHSHQDITQRIEHSLHVFQHAIAPASLDWYCDYEGDYRKLDGAGRMFLEQEFRSTSSAHIHLVNHTNGVGDYEFVYRGQWRENPNDPDASRSLSTVTFWLPTEFLESQGPVAVHELALKLSAGLPFTSGHAGLAFNAQFDLLGVDDLVDRERLRHPGIDVPDESASLHLSNRIRGVHWMNFLGPPVLAELGGVEALHERLKSPDTTVQPLAEGRAVITLGPEPDAGDTTQSPVLPAYRELARVLEPWMYFWGNFRPSWGREAQRRWERRFLD